A single window of Neurospora crassa OR74A linkage group VII, whole genome shotgun sequence DNA harbors:
- a CDS encoding aerobactin siderophore biosynthesis protein iucB — protein MGPQVIRLPDGQLISVTPVFAGLFFKSHELSTPQHAIPAGWSIVIHTEDDHKPGDSSSHDAKEGDEHGAESKPAIHTYTRPTLQNDSLFISSVSMPASSEFKPAASPTRLIAMMLWVTLYWYFHQPAPSPILRTEASKATPTAGRPRGEWKIRIKRDGVLRGRNLIAKLERMGLIASADSSVGTALDDSDEPWANMFVSRKMFWQIPGRLFLFTLQPNSNNLKSHPGSPAVSRPGSPAAQHGTQAQQSQITDVSESHGSLPPCSMPSYPIGPFFSASYLPTYYPPAPLQYTITNHVRHPVRPKPPRMGEVFYTRFVPSVGQYLAFRVASLSPQPVPYFGPVGPNPPQGQKHLTQMTDLALIEAWHQSPRVSAFWGEYSVNFLTNGLKSRHSFPVIGMWDGVPFGYFELYWVKEDLLGRYIGGEAANDWDRGVHVLIGEEWARGRVQTWLSGLVHYAFMADYRTMSMCVEPRVDNTRFIQHLEHAGFTKEKEVTFPHKQAWFGRLRRECWEGPAL, from the exons ATGGGACCCCAAGTCATTCGATTGCCCGACGGGCAGCTCATCAGCGTCACTCCCGTGTTCGCTGGCCTCTTCTTCAAATCCCACGAGCTCAGTACTCCCCAGCACGCTATCCCCGCTGGCTGGAGTATCGTCATACACACCGAAGATGATCACAAGCCTGGCGATTCTTCCAGCCACGACGCCAAAGAAGGCGACGAACACGGCGCCGAGTCGAAACCAGCCATACACACGTACACCAGGCCCACGCTTCAGAATGACAGCCTATTCATTTCCTCGGTTTCGATGCCTGCTAGCAGCGAGTTCAAGCCGGCCGCCAGCCCCACGCGACTGATCGCCATGATGCTGTGGGTTACCCTGTATTGGTACTTCCACCAGCCCGCCCCTTCGCCCATCCTACGAACCGAGGCTTCCAAGGCCACGCCCACCGCTGGCCGCCCACGGGGTGAATGGAAGATCCGCATCAAGAGGGATGGTGTTCTGCGCGGGAGGAATCTCATAGCAAAGCTCGAACGCATGGGTCTCATAGCCAGCGCCGACTCCTCTGTCGGCACCGCCTTGGATGATTCGGACGAGCCGTGGGCCAACATGTTTGTCTCGCGCAAGATGTTCTGGCAGATACCCGGccgtctcttcctcttcaccctcCAACCAAACTCGAATAATCTCAAGTCTCACCCTGGCTCTCCAGCTGTCAGTCGGCCTGGGTCCCCAGCCGCCCAGCACGGCACCCAGGCTCAGCAATCCCAGATCACGGACGTATCCGAATCCCACGGCTCCTTGCCTCCTTGTTCCATGCCGTCCTATCCCATCGGTCCTTTCTTCAGCGCCTCCTATCTCCCGACATATTATCCCCCTGCGCCCCTGCAGTACACAATCACCAACCATGTGCGTCACCCCGTCCGACCAAAGCCTCCTCGCATGGGAGAGGTCTTTTACACACGCTTTGTGCCTTCCGTTGGCCAGTACCTTGCCTTTCGCGTGGCTTCTCTATCTCCGCAACCAGTGCCTTATTTCGGTCCCGTTGGTCCGAACCCACCTCAGGGACAAAAACATCTTACCCAGATGACGGATTTGGCACTAATAGAAGCCTGGCATCAAAGCCCACGCGTCTCTGCTTTTTGGGGTGAGTATTCGGTTAACTTCTTGACCAATGGCCTCAAAAGTCGACACAGCTTCCCTGTCATTGGCATGTGGGATGGCGTTCCCTTTGGTTACTTTGAACTCTACTGGGTCAAGGAGGATTTGTTGGGTCGCTACATTGGAGGGGAGGCAGCAAATGACTGGGACCGTGGCGTTCATGTCCTGATAGGAGAGGAGTGGGCGCGTGGGAGAGTACAAACTTGGCTTAGCGGTTTGGTGCACTATGCGTTCATGGCAGATTATAGGACCATGAGCATGTGTGTCGAACCCAGGGTAGACAACACCAG GTTCATTCAACATCTTGAACATGCCGGGTTCaccaaagaaaaggaggtgACGTTTCCGCACAAACAAGCATGGTTTGGCCGGCTGAGGAGGGAATGTTGGGAAGGGCCTGCACTTTGA